A genomic stretch from Amycolatopsis sp. 195334CR includes:
- a CDS encoding 3-deoxy-7-phosphoheptulonate synthase produces the protein MPDTLPTPAEVTGTRPQAVDRHRGTIDAVLARRDRRLLVIAGPCSVHDPAAALDYAGLLAGAAERYADDLVVVLRAYLEKPRTVAGWTGLLPDPTLDGKGDIATGIRQGRSFLLDAAATGLPLAYEFVDPMLAHYVADLVSWAAVGARTVASQPHRHLASWLPMPVGMKNCVSGRLDTAVQAIRAAGLPHTFPGVAADGRLTTLRSAGNPAAHLVLRGGATPNYDAASVAAALATLREAGLPPRLVVDAAHGNSGKDHNRQPVVLADLAAQIAGGNTAVAGVMLESYLADGNQPPSGEPRPDLSVTDPCLGWRRTEPVLEQLALAARRRG, from the coding sequence ATGCCTGACACCCTGCCCACTCCCGCCGAGGTCACCGGCACGCGGCCGCAGGCCGTGGACCGCCACCGCGGCACGATCGACGCCGTGCTCGCCCGGCGCGACCGGCGGTTGCTGGTGATCGCCGGGCCGTGCTCGGTGCACGACCCGGCGGCCGCGCTGGACTACGCGGGCCTGCTCGCCGGTGCCGCCGAACGGTACGCCGACGACCTCGTCGTGGTGTTGCGCGCGTACCTGGAGAAACCGCGGACGGTCGCGGGCTGGACCGGGCTGCTGCCGGACCCGACGCTGGACGGCAAGGGCGACATCGCCACCGGGATCCGGCAGGGGCGGTCATTCCTGCTCGACGCGGCGGCGACCGGGTTGCCGCTGGCGTACGAGTTCGTCGACCCGATGCTGGCGCACTACGTGGCCGATCTGGTCAGCTGGGCCGCGGTCGGCGCGCGCACGGTGGCCAGCCAGCCGCACCGGCACCTGGCGTCGTGGCTGCCGATGCCGGTGGGCATGAAGAACTGCGTGTCGGGTCGTTTGGACACCGCCGTGCAGGCGATCCGCGCGGCCGGGCTGCCGCACACCTTCCCCGGCGTGGCCGCGGACGGGCGGCTGACCACCTTGCGCAGCGCCGGGAATCCCGCCGCGCACCTGGTTTTGCGAGGTGGCGCGACCCCGAACTACGACGCGGCGAGCGTGGCCGCCGCACTGGCCACCCTGCGGGAGGCGGGCCTGCCCCCACGCTTGGTGGTCGACGCCGCGCACGGGAACAGCGGCAAGGACCACAACCGGCAACCCGTCGTGCTCGCGGACCTGGCCGCGCAGATCGCCGGTGGTAATACCGCGGTGGCCGGGGTGATGCTCGAGTCGTACCTGGCGGACGGCAACCAGCCGCCTTCGGGGGAGCCGCGGCCGGACTTGAGCGTGACGGACCCCTGCCTGGGGTGGCGCCGTACTGAGCCGGTGCTGGAGCAACTCGCCTTGGCAGCCCGGCGGCGGGGCTAG
- a CDS encoding tautomerase family protein yields MPLVRIDALNASPQKLDALGRAVHEALGETADVPPDDRFQILTSHDGTRSDLRYDDYLGVPHDEGIVYVAITLRAGRTPEQKKALYRRIAELAQEYAGTEPRNVFVALTENAPIDWSVGNGVAQYAT; encoded by the coding sequence ATGCCCCTGGTGAGAATTGACGCGCTCAACGCCTCCCCGCAGAAGCTCGACGCGCTCGGCCGCGCCGTGCACGAGGCACTCGGCGAAACCGCCGACGTGCCACCCGACGACCGCTTCCAGATCCTGACCAGCCACGACGGCACGAGGAGCGACCTCCGCTACGACGACTACCTCGGCGTGCCCCACGACGAGGGCATCGTCTACGTCGCCATCACCCTGCGCGCCGGTCGCACGCCGGAGCAGAAAAAGGCGCTCTACCGCCGGATCGCCGAACTCGCCCAGGAGTACGCGGGCACCGAGCCGCGGAACGTCTTCGTCGCACTGACCGAGAACGCGCCCATCGACTGGTCGGTGGGCAACGGTGTAGCGCAGTACGCGACCTAG
- a CDS encoding DHA2 family efflux MFS transporter permease subunit, giving the protein MSTVKPEVGAALWRTAFVLVLGTFMATLDSTIVSVGVSTLAEEFGAPVTGIQWVSTAYLLAVVAAVPASGWLADRFGGRRVWLLAVAGFLLGSLLCALAWSLPSLIVFRVLQGLAGGLLPPTGQALLARAAGRDRIGRVISIVGVVPLLSPVLGPLLGGSILGVADWPWLFYVNLPVGVVAIVLARRFVPVVPPADERSPFDFRGAALLSPGLAVLVFGLTGIGHEQAVPLWVAVLAVVLGALMLAGFVLHGLRTSRVPLIDPRLFARPPFGVAALALVVLGASVFGTMFLLPLYLQTGENLSAWETGLLLAPQGAGALAGSFLVNRLVDSVGARTLVLTGIGLVAAGTVAFTQLGPGLPDAVIAVSLLVRGFGAAMIGAPVMTIVYRRIAPARLPRAAGALNLLNTVGGSVGTAALAVVLQQRLAARGTDLPSAFADTFWWVLGLALVAAAGAFRLPRERDTPDA; this is encoded by the coding sequence GTGAGCACGGTGAAGCCCGAGGTCGGCGCCGCGCTGTGGCGGACGGCCTTTGTGCTGGTGCTGGGCACGTTCATGGCGACGCTGGACAGCACCATCGTCTCGGTCGGCGTGTCCACGCTGGCCGAGGAGTTCGGTGCGCCGGTCACCGGGATCCAGTGGGTGAGCACGGCGTACCTGCTCGCGGTGGTCGCCGCCGTGCCCGCGTCGGGCTGGCTGGCGGACCGGTTCGGCGGGCGCCGGGTCTGGCTGCTAGCGGTGGCCGGGTTCCTGCTCGGGTCGCTGCTGTGCGCGCTGGCCTGGTCGTTGCCGAGCCTGATCGTGTTCCGCGTGCTCCAGGGCCTGGCCGGCGGGCTGCTGCCGCCGACCGGGCAGGCGCTGCTGGCCCGTGCCGCCGGGCGCGACCGGATCGGCCGGGTGATCAGCATCGTCGGGGTGGTGCCGCTGCTGTCGCCGGTGCTCGGGCCGCTGCTCGGCGGGTCGATCCTCGGTGTCGCGGACTGGCCGTGGCTGTTCTACGTCAACCTGCCCGTCGGCGTGGTGGCGATCGTGCTGGCGCGGCGCTTCGTGCCGGTGGTCCCGCCCGCCGACGAGCGGTCGCCGTTCGACTTCCGCGGGGCCGCGCTGCTGTCGCCGGGGCTGGCCGTGCTGGTGTTCGGCCTGACCGGGATCGGCCACGAGCAGGCGGTACCGCTGTGGGTGGCGGTGCTCGCCGTGGTGCTCGGCGCGCTGATGCTGGCCGGGTTCGTGCTGCACGGACTGCGGACCAGCCGCGTGCCGCTGATCGACCCGCGCCTGTTCGCGCGGCCACCGTTCGGGGTCGCGGCGCTGGCGCTGGTGGTGCTCGGCGCGTCGGTGTTCGGCACGATGTTCCTGCTGCCCCTGTACCTGCAGACCGGGGAGAACCTGTCCGCGTGGGAGACCGGGCTGCTGCTCGCGCCGCAGGGCGCGGGGGCGCTGGCCGGGTCGTTCCTGGTGAACCGGCTGGTCGATTCGGTCGGCGCGCGGACACTGGTGCTGACCGGGATCGGGCTCGTCGCGGCGGGCACGGTCGCCTTCACCCAGCTCGGGCCGGGCCTGCCGGACGCGGTGATCGCGGTTTCCCTGCTGGTACGCGGATTCGGCGCGGCGATGATCGGCGCGCCGGTGATGACCATCGTCTACCGCCGCATCGCCCCGGCGCGGCTGCCCCGCGCGGCCGGGGCGCTCAACCTGCTCAACACCGTCGGCGGTTCGGTCGGGACTGCGGCGCTGGCCGTGGTGCTCCAGCAGCGCCTGGCCGCGCGCGGGACCGACCTGCCGTCGGCCTTCGCCGACACCTTCTGGTGGGTGCTCGGCCTGGCGCTGGTCGCCGCGGCCGGCGCGTTCCGCCTTCCCCGAGAGAGGGACACCCCGGATGCCTGA
- a CDS encoding amidase, giving the protein MEWSFHTAEELIDALRGGMVTSAELTDEAIARIERDDEVINAICVPDFDRARAAAARADRARARGDDRPLLGVPVTVKESYNIAGLPTTWGMPPHRDFVPVEDAVQVTRLKDAGAVVLGKTNVPLGLQDIQSFNEIYGTTSNPWEHGRTAGGSSGGSAAALAAGFGALSIGSDIAGSLRTPAHFCGVYAHKPTLGLAAPRGMVAPPEPALPIDLDLAVVGPMARSARDLTLLLDVMAGPDPLTSGIAQRLALPPARHERLSDFRVLVLDEHPLIPTGSAVRAGVERVAAALADGGARVERHSSLLPDLAEAATVYMQLLVSGSVARFPVTEFSAADESLDSVRLRAMGFSHRDWIEANNRRELHRHAWRRLFTQFDAVVCPITPTPAFPHDHHPNPMERRIDIDGTEYPYFDQLVWAGLATMPGLPATAIPAGRSPEGLPVGVQLVGPAFEDRTPLRLAELLAPSTGGFQVPAES; this is encoded by the coding sequence ATGGAGTGGAGCTTTCACACGGCCGAAGAACTCATCGACGCGTTGCGGGGCGGGATGGTGACGTCGGCAGAACTGACCGACGAGGCGATCGCCCGCATCGAACGCGACGACGAGGTGATCAACGCGATCTGCGTTCCGGACTTCGACCGGGCACGGGCCGCCGCGGCCCGCGCCGATCGGGCACGGGCGCGCGGGGACGACCGGCCGTTGCTCGGGGTTCCCGTGACGGTCAAGGAGTCGTACAACATCGCCGGGTTGCCCACGACCTGGGGCATGCCGCCGCATCGGGATTTCGTGCCGGTCGAGGACGCGGTCCAGGTGACCCGGCTCAAGGACGCGGGCGCGGTCGTGCTCGGCAAGACCAATGTCCCCTTAGGACTGCAGGACATCCAGAGCTTCAACGAGATCTACGGCACCACGAGCAATCCGTGGGAGCACGGCCGTACGGCGGGCGGGTCGTCCGGCGGGTCCGCGGCGGCGCTGGCGGCCGGGTTCGGCGCGCTGTCCATCGGTTCCGACATCGCCGGTTCGCTGCGCACCCCCGCGCATTTCTGCGGTGTCTACGCCCACAAGCCGACGCTCGGCCTCGCCGCCCCCCGCGGCATGGTCGCACCGCCCGAACCGGCCTTGCCGATCGACCTCGACCTCGCCGTCGTCGGGCCGATGGCGCGCTCCGCCCGCGACCTCACACTCCTGCTCGACGTCATGGCCGGACCGGATCCATTGACGTCCGGCATAGCGCAGCGGCTCGCGCTGCCACCCGCCCGCCACGAGCGGCTCAGCGATTTCCGGGTCCTGGTGCTCGACGAACATCCGCTCATCCCGACCGGATCCGCCGTGCGCGCGGGCGTGGAGAGGGTGGCCGCCGCGCTCGCCGACGGTGGGGCCCGCGTCGAACGGCACAGTTCCTTGTTGCCCGATCTGGCCGAAGCCGCGACGGTCTACATGCAACTGTTGGTTTCCGGCTCTGTGGCGCGGTTTCCCGTCACCGAGTTCAGCGCGGCTGATGAAAGTCTCGACAGCGTGCGGTTGCGCGCCATGGGGTTCAGCCACCGCGACTGGATCGAGGCAAACAACCGCCGTGAACTCCACCGCCACGCCTGGCGGCGATTGTTCACCCAATTCGACGCCGTGGTCTGCCCGATCACGCCGACGCCCGCGTTTCCGCACGACCACCACCCGAATCCGATGGAACGCCGCATCGACATCGACGGCACCGAGTACCCCTACTTCGACCAGCTCGTCTGGGCCGGTCTGGCCACCATGCCCGGTCTGCCCGCCACCGCCATCCCGGCGGGCCGGTCCCCCGAGGGCTTGCCGGTCGGCGTGCAGCTCGTCGGGCCGGCGTTCGAGGACCGCACCCCGCTTCGCCTGGCCGAACTGCTCGCCCCGAGCACCGGCGGCTTCCAGGTACCGGCCGAATCGTGA